Proteins encoded within one genomic window of Streptomyces sp. NBC_00523:
- the trmB gene encoding tRNA (guanosine(46)-N7)-methyltransferase TrmB, whose amino-acid sequence MSEPKNPSPTPDDGTVPTTAGIPDDVRAASLERARRMRQQPRFPGGPAADPAGSHHERRIRSFQPRRSRVTPGQQNALERLWPKWGLDIDGLSVLDLPALFDGLPVVLEIGFGMGEATAQMAADDPGTGILAVDVHTPGQGNLLGLADRNGSANVRVANGDAIILLREMLEPDSLDGLRVYFPDPWPKSRHHKRRLIQPEFLDLVAGPLKSGAIVHCATDWEPYAEQMLDVLTAHPLFENTVADGGYAPRPAFRPRTRFEGQGLGKGHVVHDLLFARV is encoded by the coding sequence GTGTCTGAGCCCAAGAACCCCTCCCCGACGCCCGACGACGGCACCGTGCCCACCACCGCCGGGATCCCCGACGACGTGCGGGCCGCGTCCCTGGAGCGCGCGCGCCGGATGCGTCAGCAGCCCCGCTTCCCCGGCGGTCCCGCGGCCGACCCGGCCGGCTCGCACCACGAGCGCCGCATCCGCAGCTTCCAGCCGCGCCGCAGCCGGGTCACGCCCGGCCAGCAGAACGCCCTGGAGCGGCTCTGGCCCAAGTGGGGCCTGGACATCGACGGGCTGAGCGTCCTGGACCTGCCCGCCCTGTTCGACGGCCTCCCGGTGGTCCTGGAGATCGGCTTCGGCATGGGTGAGGCCACCGCGCAGATGGCGGCCGACGACCCGGGCACCGGCATCCTCGCCGTCGACGTGCACACGCCCGGCCAGGGCAACCTGCTCGGCCTCGCCGACCGGAACGGCTCGGCCAACGTCCGGGTCGCCAACGGCGACGCGATCATCCTGCTGCGCGAGATGCTGGAACCGGATTCGCTGGACGGGCTGCGGGTCTACTTCCCCGACCCGTGGCCCAAGTCCCGCCACCACAAGCGCCGGCTGATCCAGCCGGAGTTCCTGGACCTGGTGGCGGGCCCGCTGAAGTCCGGGGCGATCGTGCACTGCGCGACCGACTGGGAGCCGTACGCCGAGCAGATGCTCGACGTGCTGACCGCGCACCCCCTCTTCGAGAACACGGTGGCCGACGGCGGTTACGCCCCGCGCCCCGCGTTCCGCCCGCGGACCCGGTTCGAGGGCCAGGGCCTGGGGAAGGGCCACGTCGTGCACGACCTGCTCTTCGCGCGCGTCTAG